From one Dermatophagoides farinae isolate YC_2012a chromosome 5, ASM2471394v1, whole genome shotgun sequence genomic stretch:
- the LOC124498784 gene encoding protein mesh: MILLNNHIILGPCLAFFIITICLQLCHTQIANNAGLKTASGQSSINIQSIRSGSDLNRAPQYIPGNRRPLEQQGPITMGDLQRFRTELMYPFNQQDFLEITSSKSFHDQPLQFQMPFFGFRYTYVWIQRDGYLAFSQGQLSYNFPIKFPYAPPNKQSKGHDPAIIAPFFAMQEVEPRAPQGGIYLRVVDLTKESNYTLRDRIYADFREGMIGASNFHPKFAMIITWQNMTYTNRAPDFERVTNSYQVVLATDEVRTFAMFNYEHIGWIAPYFEGKKGPPAYVGFNAGNSTRTYEFVPYSQNARISYLPSRGFGNNLEGRYFFQIDEEIWSGACVEKELDPNLPSRLPLSFFPKVGNMLGGTLVNVTGPCYSPEDIIECMFENWPTKGVYIDKNRVSCISPPVMYHGYVDLTVRVNGIIDFYGRFYIQPPDIAHDDISIVADGDRQEDPVEIEIKWKSERLTLDPRAIGQLSLWGYRETEKVYPSLTYIDLLVDGINLQDAKYVLDVQQFRTRYNPSVSDITFGFLALNITNPDQVFGLDLRKSPIIWSRAMPLAWYFKKQWEKEFGSNGKWKTYMCNKWFDRETYLDYFATTVFRCPCTMRQAQLDRGHFSPDLQCNVIDRKCDTFHRGALHCVKTGRPSIGGSGQTCCYDETGELLQTADTMYGGRPSRAYVYGKHPFKSQMMIPVLSEYFHDVVPFFFCCKWQAEEDNAQTCQMYNYWRTSQDCSSYQPPSVASVFGDPHLITFDQFNYTFNGKGEYTLARVQNPMYRFELQGRFEQLPSPDNYSPMPNATFLGAIAVKDNVSSTVEFRIRPLAASWRYQMYVIVDKEYVFWWDDSMRVQNFYGVTLFQPAGIKNMSHIIAMFDSGAGVEVMANKGRMTVHVYAPYSFMNSTSGLLGNYSRVQHDDFVLPNQQYLPIDSASEVLYRELSRVYRVLEKVTPNDINQQPTLFFHDSVPYSYYDGINFKPEFNPQLPSYARHLEADMINVCTDSSSCRYDFITTLSREYATLTKEEETASANLAKEAQRMEIRCPALPKPLHGRKSENRYWPGIIVRFSCNDGYRLVGYEARRCREDGLWSWGEDPECISHAAYIGQIAGIGFGILVPILILLIIIVLFVVLSRRDNDHEGTYDTHEDGDDVHMPEADELTPSEKNEHNSFDNDQH, encoded by the exons atgattctaTTAAACAATCACATAATTCTAGGCCCTTGCCTAGcgttttttatcatcacaatatGTTTGCAATTATGTCATACACAAATAGCTAATAATGCTGGATTAAAAACTGCATCCGGCCAAAGTTCAATCAATATACAAAGTATACGAAGTGGTTCAGATTTAAATCGAG ctcCACAATACATTCCAGGTAATCGGCGACCATTAGAACAACAGGGACCAATAACAATGGGTGATCTACAACGATTCCGTACCGAATTAATGTATCCATTTAATCAACAAGATTTTCTTGAAATTACATCCAGTAAATCTTTTCATGATCAGCCATTACAATTTCAGATGCCATTTTTTGGTTTCCGTTACACTTATGTTTGGATTCAAAGAGATGGCTATCTAGCATTCAGTCAAGGACAATTATCATATAATTTTCCTATAAAATTCCCATATGCACCGCCAAACAAACAGAGCAAAGGTCATGATCCGGCAATTATTGCACCATTTTTTGCAATGCAAGAAGTTGAACCAAGAGCTCCTCAAGGTGGTATCTATCTTCGTGTGGTTGATTTGACAAAAGAATCCAATTATACATTACGTGATCGTATATATGCTGATTTTCGTGAAGGAATGATTGGTGCTTCgaattttcatccaaaattTGCCATGATTATTACATGGCAAAATATGACTTATACAAATCGTGCTCCGGATTTTGAACGAGTCACTAACAGCTATCAGGTTGTATTGGCCACGGACGAAGTACGTACATTTGCCATGTTTAATTATGAACATATCGGATGGATCGCACCCTATTTCGAAGGTAAAAAAGGACCACCAGCTTAT GTTGGTTTCAATGCTGGCAACAGTACTAGAACATATGAATTTGTTCCATATTCACAAAATGCACGTATTTCATATCTTCCAAGCCGAGGTTTTGGCAACAATCTTGAAggacgatatttttttcaaattgatgaagaaatCTGGTCTGGTGCTTGTGTAGAAAAAGAATTAGATCCTAATCTACCTAGTCGAttgccattatcattttttccaaaagtCGGTAATATGCTTGGTGGTACACTGGTCAATGTAACTGGACCTTGTTACAGTCCTGAAGATATTATTGAATgtatgtttgaaaattggCCAACCAAAGGTGTTTACATCGATAAAAATCGTGTCAGTTGCATTTCACCACCTGTCATGTATCATGGCTATGTTGATTTAACAGTACGAGTAAATGGCATTATTGACTTTTATGGTCGATTTTATATtc AGCCACCAGATATTGCACATGATGATATTTCTATTGTAGCCGATGGTGATCGTCAAGAAGATCCAgtagaaattgaaatcaaatggaaATCCGAAAGATTAACATTGGATCCACGAGCAATTGGACAATTATCATTGTGGGGTTATCGTGAAACCGAAAAAGTCTATCCATCACTGACCTATATCGATCTATTAGTTGATGGTATCAATTTACAGGATGCTAAATATGTTTTGGATGTTCAACAATTTCGAACCCGATACAATCCATCAGTATCGGATATTACATTTGGCTTTTTAGCATTGAATATTACAAATCCAGATCAAGTTTTTGGTTTAGATCTAAGAAAATCTCCAATAATCTGGTCAAGAGCTATGCCGCTAGCATGGTATTTTAAGAAACAATgggaaaaagaatttggttcaaatggaaaatggaaaaccTACATGTGTAACAAATGGTTTGATCGTGAAACATATCTTGATTATTTTGCTACAACCGTTTTCCGTTGTCCATGTACAATGCGACAAGCACAATTGGATCGTGGCCATTTTTCACCAGATCTTCAATGTAATGTTATCGATCGTAAATGTGATACATTTCATCGTGGTGCATTACATTGTGTTAAAACTGGAAGACCTTC TATTGGTGGGTCTGGACAAACTTGTTGTTATGATGAAACAGGTGAACTTTTACAAACAGCCGATACAATGTATGGTGGACGACCGTCACGTGCCTATGTTTATGGTAAACATCCATTCAaatcacaaatgatgataccaGTGTTGTCGGAATATTTCCATGATGTTGTACCattctttttctgttgtAAATGGCAAGCTGAAGAAGATAATGCCCAAACCTGTCAAATGTATAATTATTGGCGTACATCACAAGATTGTTCTTCGTATCAACCACCATCCGTTGCATCGGTTTTTGGTGATCCACATCTAATAACATTCGATCAATTTAATTATACATTTAATGGCAAAGGTGAATATACATTAGCTCGTGTTCAAAATCCAATGTATCGATTCG AGCTACAAGGTCGTTTTGAACAACTACCATCACCGGACAATTATTCACCGATGCCTAATGCAACATTTTTAGGTGCCATTGCTGTCAAAGATAATGTATCATCAACAGTAGAATTCCGTATACGTCCATTGGCTGCAAGTTGGCGTTATCAAATGTATGTTATTGTCGATAAAGAATACGTATTTTGGTGGGATGATTCAATGCGTGTACAGAATTTCTATGGTGTTACATTATTTCAACCGGCTGGTATTAAAAATATGTCACATATTATTGCCATGTTTGATTCTGGTGCTGGTGTTGAAGTTATGGCCAACAAAGGTCGTATGACTGTTCATGTTTATGCACCATATTCATTTATG AATAGTACATCTGGTTTGCTTGGAAATTATTCTAGAGTACagcatgatgattttgtacTACCTAATCAACAATATCTTCCTATTGATAGTGCATCCGAAGTATTGTATCGAGAATTATCTAGGGTGTATCGTGTACTGGAAAAAGTAACACCAAACGATATTAATCAACAGccaacattattttttcatgattctGTGCCATATTCCTATTATGATGGGATAAATTTCAAACCAGAATTTAATCCACAATTACCATCATATGCAAGACATTTGGAAGCAGATATGATCAATGTTTGTACTGATTCAAGCTCTTGTCGTTATGATTTCATTACAACATTGAGTAGAGAATATGCTACATTGaccaaagaagaagaaacagCATCAGCTAACCTGGCTAAAGAAGCACAAAGAATGG AAATCCGTTGTCCAGCATTACCTAAACCATTACATGGAAGAAAATCTGAAAATCGTTATTGGCCAGGTATAATTGTACGATTTAGTTGCAATGATGGCTATCGTTTAGTTGGTTATGAAGCTCGTCGATGTAGAGAAGATGGCCTATGGTCTTGGGGTGAAGATCCAGAATGTATTAGCCATGCAGCTTATATTGGCCAAATTGCTGGCATTGGTTTTGGAATATTAGTACCAATATTGATtctattgattataattgtattatttgttgtattAAGTCGTcgtgataatgatcatgaagGTACATATGATACACATgaagatggtgatgatgtacATATGCCTGAAGCTGATGAATTGACACcaagcgaaaaaaatgaacataattcatttgataatgatcaacattga
- the Ilp5 gene encoding insulin-like peptide 5 — protein sequence MSTIVMNRKSKMLSIVATIIGCLCHLINVNNDGVMATLSSNENNAENGGINGENLFPIYSSSSSDSTAEDTMMIKSNKNNINFDNYESINSLLPIVSSSSLSSSSMMPIKIETRGAEKQHYCGENLIKALALYCKGYYANKRTSGLSKSINPIAEETIDIYSIKDHQNEPIYKNSVQDNNVDNDVDFNDMNLLLMVNGNTNNDNNNNNNNNFGELTWFDILNILKYSHQQQQQQQQQKQHQSTQFYNNKINNNKNTNQDLIDFLDTYSRSSLSSLQNHNNHNRIQRPKRGIVDECCKRPCGLKTLNQYCGIRKRPTY from the exons atgtcaacaattgtaatgaataggaaatcaaaaatgttgTCAATTGTAGCGACAATAATCGGCTGTTTGTGCCATTTGATCAATGTCAACAATGATGGCGTCATGGCAACATTATCaagtaatgaaaataatgctGAAAATGGTGGAATTAAtggtgaaaatttatttccaatttattcatcatcatcatctgattcTACAGCCGAagatacaatgatgattaaatcgaataaaaataacataaattttgataattatgaatcaatcaattcattattaccaattgtttcgtcatcatcattatcatcatcatcgatgatgccaattaaaattgaaacacGTGGTgcagaaaaacaacattattgTGGTGAAAATCTAATCAAAGCATTAGCACTTTATTGTAAAGGTTATTATGCAAATAAACGAACATCTGGATTAtccaaatcaattaatccaATTGCAGAAG AAACAATtgacatttattcaattaaagatcatcaaaatgaaccaatatataaaaatagtgTACAGGATAATAATGTCGATAATGATGTCGATTTCAATGATATGAATCTATTATTAATGGTTAATGGTAAtactaataatgataataataataataataataataattttggcGAATTAACCTGGTTtgatatattgaatatattaaaatattcacatcaacaacaacaacagcaacaacaacaaaaacaacatcaatcaacacaattttataataataaaattaataacaataaGAATACAAATCAAGATTTAATCGATTTCTTAGATACATATtcacgatcatcattgtcatcattacagaatcataataatcacaatcGTATACAAAGACCAAAACGTGGTATCGTTGATGAATGCTGTAAACGTCCATGTGGATTAAAAACATTAAATCAATATTGTGGTATACGTAAACGTCCAAcatattaa
- the LOC124499121 gene encoding disks large homolog 5, translating into MDLSIIDQFIDDDDDDDDYNNNDHYDYLNDYHDNHCNNNIQTIINDFQSQLSSDEQTNELKNIAKHDKQRQQYDYFMNRILILQKTCQNLAKSNNLLQTECDHYCRQFRTYQFLFTQEKLVRQRLSRLLTSNQRELEYHKRYCCQIKNVINNNHHHHHHGGKNYRQHSLSLTKTRKKRQKIRTTLSTQSTNTNRNNNHLHIEHNQWKKCSQPFVSVKCKQQQQQNIDNDDDQDNGQKTLIIDTNQSANHVANVEKKSNLVLSDSMRKCINFSRSLIKLDDMNEDSNNVVMIENCNSINNDMKKNEQVKQLIMVKKTHEFHGIFFNMTIENGVIIRQVANNSEAYKAGLRQGDRILEICGINMRMANYKWAEKIINECEENEIPIKINSTTNRYETDMNLTMIKNSNNNRKLVTKRSTLIRRNAFKRKNRILHPYFDRKQNEQLALYQNHFLNVTLPRRIHLRPLFANKLKLCGGNAVGIFVHTIAEELKNFLQIGDQILEYNKYDLTQATAEDAALHLAEPIAQNIQTAELVVLFNIDVFQQIQDNPIGDSFYIRAEFSRSSCSSSLQFNKGDILYVDSTLYDGKPCKYWRAWKLDPFGQPIENGHIPSKYNAECEMFRRLFCSNNDDMKSFRSIRQLFQRLTSNKSYNENDTRLLASFSYMTNNNNNVQDKQIDDHNSFECIDNLQAYRRVQMIEQTKPRPVIIFGPYSHTIGKRLEMQFSSLFQLCQKKTETMIMMASIKDFERKKDEHYISCAHREDGSGDFISLTNIMEIINQGKHPVITVTGNSLDEFHSQQIYPIIIELNFRTAKQMKIAVNKHWNHTSKISLRTAKNIHKHHRKLSKQFENIEHVILNADINLMAIIAMIKLHVLREQNKLIWTDASS; encoded by the exons ATGGATCtatcaattattgatcaattcatcgatgatgatgatgatgatgatgattataataataatgatcattatgattatttaaatgattatcatgacaatcattgtaataataatattcaaacaattattaatgattttcaatcacaattatcatctgatgaacaaacaaatgaattgaaaaatattgccAAACACGacaaacaacgacaacaatatgATTATTTCATGAATCGAATATTAATATTACAGAAAACTTGTCAAAATCTTGCCAAAAGtaataatttattacaaACAGAAtgtgatcattattgtcGCCAATTTCGTAcatatcaatttttatttacacaAGAAAAACTTGTACGTCAACGGCTTTCACGATTATTGACATCAAATCAACGTGAACTTGAATATCATAAACGCTATTGTtgtcaaattaaaaatgttattaataataatcatcatcatcatcatcatggtggcAAGAATTATCGAcaacattcattatcattgactaaaacaagaaaaaaacgtcAAAAAATCCGtacaacattatcaacacaatcaacaaatactaatcgtaataataatcatcttcataTTGAACataatcaatggaaaaaatgttcacaaccatttgtttctgttaaatgtaaacaacaacaacaacaaaatattgataatgatgatgatcaagataaTGGCCAgaaaacattgattattgatacaAATCAATCAGCAAATCATGTTGCAAATGTagagaaaaaatccaatcttGTATTATCTGATTCAATGAGAAAAtgtattaatttttcaagatCATTAATAAAATTAGACGATATGAATGAAGACAGTAACAATGTGgttatgattgaaaattgcaattcaatcaacaatgatatgaaaaaaaatgaacaggtaaaacaattgattatGGTTAAAAAAACACATGAATTTCatggaatatttttcaacatgacaattgaaaatggtgTTATCATACGACAAGTTGCCAATAATAGTGAAGCATATAAAGCTGGTCTACGACAAGGTGATCGTATATTAGAAATATGTGGAATCAATATGCGTATGGCTAATTATAAATGGgctgaaaaaataataaatgaatgtgaagaaaatgaaattccaatcaaaataaattctacGACAAATCGATATGAAACAGATATGAATttaacaatgataaaaaattccaataataatcgaaaattaGTTACGAAACGAAGTACATTAATACGAAGAAATGCATTTAAGCGTAAGAATCGAATATTACATCCATATTTTGATAGAAAACAGAATGAACAATTGGCTTTGTATCAGAATCATTTTCTGAATGTAACATTACCACGTCGTATACATTTACGGCCATTGTTtgcaaataaattaaaactTTGTGGAGGTAATGCTGTCGGCATATTTGTTCATACGATTGctgaagaattgaaaaattttctacaaATTGGTGATCAAATActtgaatataataaatacgATCTAACACAAGCTACAGCTGAAGATGCAGCATTACATCTAGCTGAACCGATTGCACAAAACATTCAAACTGCTGAACTGGTGGTTTTGTTCAATATCGATG tatttcaacaaattcaGGATAATCCTATTGGcgattcattttatattcgAGCTGAATTTAGTCGATCATCATGTAGTAGTTCATTACAATTTAACAAGGGCGACATCTTGTATGTGGATAGTACATTATATGATGGCAAACCATGTAAATATTGGCGTGCATGGAAACTTGATCCATTTGGACAACCAATTGAAAATGGTCATATACCAAGCAAATATAATGCCGAATGTGAAATGTTTCGACGATTATTTTGttcgaataatgatgatatgaaaagTTTTCGATCAATTCGTCAGCTATTTCAAAGATTAACATCAAACAAATCTTACAATGAAAACGATACACGGCTACTTGCATCATTTTCTTAtatgacaaataataataataatgttcaaGATAAACagattgatgatcataattcatttgaatgtaTTGATAATCTTCAAGCATATCGAAGAGTTCAAATGATTGAACAGACTAAACCAAGACCGGTAATCATATTTGGTCCATATAGCCATACAATTGGTAAACGTTTGGAAAtgcaattttcatcattgtttcaattatgtcagaaaaaaaccgaaacaatgattatgatggcaTCGATTAAAgattttgaaagaaaaaaagatgaacatTATATTTCTTGTGCACATCGTGAAGATGGTTCAggtgattttatttcattgacAAATATAATGGAAATTATAAATCAAGGTAAACATCCAGTCATAACAGTAACTGGTAATAGTTTGGATGAATTCCATTCACAACAAATCTatccaattattattgaactTAATTTTCGTACGgctaaacaaatgaaaattgccGTGAATAAACATTGGAATCATACTAGTAAAATATCATTACGTACAGctaaaaatattcataaacATCATAGAAAATTATCtaaacaatttgaaaatattgaacatGTTATTCTAAATGCTGATATTAATCTGATGGCTATTATTGCAATGATTAAATTGCACGTGCTTcgtgaacaaaacaaacttaTTTGGACCGatgcatcatcatga
- the LOC124498822 gene encoding uncharacterized protein LOC124498822 — MRKTMRLNGQTNARIKSSRSMIDNENSTGILSIFRYYSKFMLGFSLFSLSMSIVLLFIGTYAYYEAHMIGTTTTTTTTTTSTTTSNIDTNNESNINLQFYRSIMNFYGINEINLSMLYRLESTIAIDDHQGKLHSYQISMLFVAVISILIEVGLICSIIFEHFKLSLFYNIIMIVGLFHHLSTSSSSSSSSSSTSTTSSIMVQNDNTDGITSSISLIYQILFLILFLIYSFSIKAKNKFARRLLIKNEIELNADQRFIQKA; from the exons atgagaaaaacaatGCGATTAAATGGGCAAACAAATGCCCGAATTAAATCATCACgttcaatgattgataatgaaaattcaacaggaattttatccattttccgttattattcaaaatttatgttaggtttttcattattctcaTTATCGATGAGTATTGTTCTATTATTCATTGGTACATATGCTTATTATGAAGCACATATGATtggtacaacaacaacaacaacaacaacaacaacatcaacaacaacgtccAATATTGATacaaacaatgaatcaaatataaatctACAATTTTATCGTTccattatgaatttttatggtataaatgaaatcaatctATCGATGTTATATCGATTGGAATCCACTATAgcgattgatgatcatcaaggCAAATTACATAGCT ATCAAATTAGCATGCTATTCGTTGCTGTTATATCGATTTTAATCGAAGTTGGATTAATCTGTAGCATCatatttgaacattttaaATTGAGCCTATTctataatattattatgattgttggactttttcatcatttatcgacatcatcatcatcatcatcatcatcatcgtcaacatcgacaacatcatcgattatgGTACAGAATGATAATACGGATGGcattacatcatcaatatcattaatATATCAGATATTATTCCTCATACTATTTctcatatattcatttagTATAAAGGCAAAAAATAAGTTTGCAAGACGTTTGTTGATcaagaatgaaattgaactTAATGCCGATCAACGATTCATACAAAaagcataa
- the LOC124499130 gene encoding carbonic anhydrase-related protein 10: MLIINLSSYRIIINTMRSIIIDHLFILLIIAFHCDYYYYDVYNGININRPQQQQQRSLLSTIMVMADWDSWWTYEGISGPDFWGRLNPKWSHCSKGRRQSPIDIDTELLIYDQYLRELYIKGDYIDGNLINTGRSIEIEVDQKKPIIITGGPLSYQYTLSNVTLHFGRENNRGSEHSINQLQFSGELQFYGYNGQLYSNWSEAKRSPNGLVAIATMIKMTKNMSTNAQLKIMINSFKNISNRGDIQQLNRLNLKELLSDTKQFVTYEGSLTQPACFESVQWIILNKPLYISGHQLHQLRTSLKSDGHQDNFRPIQQLNNRMVTTNIINHRLISDLRFKYDLEEIDFNTDNAYSKQLCYVNQPVAYKASNKRIT, encoded by the exons atgttgattatcaatttatcatcatatcgaatcattatcaatacaatgagatcaataattattgatcatttatttattttattaataatcgCTTTTcattgtgattattattattatgatgtttATAATGGAATCAACATTAATcgaccacaacaacaacaacaacgatcattactatcaacaataatggtTATGGCCGATTGGGATTCATGGTGGACATATGAAGGAATCTCAG GTCCAGATTTTTGGGGCCGTTTAAATCCAAAATGGTCACATTGTAGTAAAGGACGACGACAATCACCGATTGATATTGATACTGAATTACTTATATATGATCAATATTTAAGAGAATTATATATTAAAGGTGATTATATTGATGGCAATCTAATAAATACTGGCCGTAGTATTGAAATTGAAGTTGATCAAAAGAAACCAATCATAATTACTGGTGGACCACTTAGCTATCAATATACATTATCAAATGTAACATTACATTTTGGTCGTGAAAATAATCGTGGATCTGAACATAGTATAaatcaattacaattttCTGGTGAATTACAATTCTATGGTTATAATGGAcaattatattcaaattggTCAGAAGCTAAAAGATCACCAAATGGTTTAGTTGCCATTGCAACTATGattaaaatgacaaaaaatatGTCAACAAATGCTCAACTtaaaattatgattaattcattcaagaaTATAAGCAATAGAG GTGATATTCAACAATTGAATAgattaaatttaaaagaattattatcgGATACAAAACAATTTGTTACCTATGAAGGATCATTAACACAGCCAGCCTGTTTTGAATCGGTTCAATGGATCATATTGAATAAACCATTATATATTAGTGGTCATCAATTACATCAGCTACGTACATCATTGAAAAGTGATGGACATCAGGATAATTTTCGGCCAATTCAACAGCTAAATAATCGTATGGTTACAACgaatattatcaatcatcgTTTGATATCGGATCTACGTTTCAAG TACGATTTGGaagaaattgatttcaatacGGATAATGCATATAGTAAACAATTATGCTATGTAAATCAACCGGTAGCCTATAAAG CAAGTAACAAACGGATCACTTGA
- the LOC124498802 gene encoding fatty acyl-CoA reductase 1 — MMQSSLMTIDQQQQQQQRQQRQPTTAISIREFYNGKSIFVTGGSGFIGKVLIEKLLNSCPDIERIYLLIRSSRDGKSPQQRLEEEIIKSKVFTLRNKTYDFTKLVAICGDMTKPRLGLSDIDYQTLTDNVSIVFHSAATVRFHGPLKKFVNQNVLGTESVMKLSRDMKKLKIVVYVSTAYANCNLIDVEEKVYPLVDDIDSLINKIINEDSDETPGVGHPSLMGRPNSYTISKAIAECLVDAKYSDLPVVICRPSIVSHAYREPAEGWCDSLNGVAGALLLGGLGIARTMEMRCDYISDIIPVDFVANSLIVVGYHSCMYPEQRSKVVHITSGHKNPISWAQILNYSRMAAVKTPSVKMVRPIAQNPISAGTFVGRMNHRLTMFFSHILFAYIFDLILFICRQKRVMVDVTNKMHRVLEVLEHFTNHQWFFRNDNYSKIFQSLSDDEKQRYQSNVTAIDWTNYCNALWMGSRRYLINEDDSTCKDGIRRHKILKLTYGLLNFFIYTIILITFGYIIASVI; from the exons atgatgcaatcatcattgatgacaattgaccaacaacaacaacaacaacaacgacaacaacggcaaCCGACGACGGCGATATCGATTCGAGAATTTTATAATGGAAAATCCATTTTCGTCACTGGTGGCAGTGGTTTTATTGGAAAagttttgattgaaaaattattaaattcatGTCCAGATATTGAACGTATTTATCTATTAATACGTTCAAGTCGTGATGGTAAATCACCACAACAACGATTGGAAGAAGAAATCATTAAATCTAAAGTGTTTACATTACGTAATAAAACATACGATTTTACGAAACTTGTTGCCATTTGTGGTGATATGACAAAACCTCGTCTTGGTTTATCCGATATAGATTATCAAACACTTACCGATAATGTATCTATTGTATTCCATTCAGCTGCCACTGTACGTTTTCATGggccattgaaaaaatttgtaaatcaAAATGTTCTTGGCACTGAATCGGTTATGAAATTAAGTCGTGATATGAAGAAATTaaag ATTGTTGTATATGTTTCAACTGCTTATGCAAATTGTAATCTAATTGATGTGGAAGAAAAAGTTTATCCATTagttgatgatattgattcattgatcaataaaataattaatgaaGATAGTGATGAAACACCAGGTGTTGGACATCCATCATTAATGGGACGACCTAATTCCTATACGATCAGTAAAGCTATTGCCGAATGTTTGGTTGATGCAAAATATTCTGATTTACCAGTCGTTATCTGTCGTCCATCCATTGTATCACATGCATATCGTGAACCAGCCGAAGGTTGGTGTGATAGCCTTAATGGTGTTGCTGGAGCTCTTTTACTTGGTGGTCTTGGCATTGCTCGAACAATGGAAA TGCGTTGTGATTACATTTCCGACATTATTCCAGTGGATTTTGTTGCCAATTCATTAATTGTAGTTGGCTATCATTCATGTATGTATCCAGAACAAAGATCAAAAGTGGTACATATCACTTCTGGGCATAAAAATCCAATATCATGGGCACAGATTCTTAATTATTCACGAATGGCTGCAGTAAAAACACCATCAGTCAAAATGGTTCGACCTATTGCACAAAATCCAATAAGTGCTGGTACTTTTGTTGGCCGTATGAATCATCGTttaacaatgtttttttcacacatatTGTTTGCctatatttttgatttgatattgTTCATTTGTCGACAGAAACGTGTTATGGTTGatgtaacaaacaaaatgcaTCGTGTACTTGAAGTACTTGAACATTTTaccaatcatcaatggtttTTTCGTAACGATAATTATagcaaaatatttcaatcactttctgatgatgaaaaacaacgtTATCAATCTAATGTCACAGCAATTGATTGGACTAATTATTGTAATGCATTGTGGATGGGATCAAGACGTTATCTGatcaatgaagatgattcaACATGTAAAGATGGTATACGACGTCataaaatattaaaattgaCTTATGgtctattgaattttttcatctatacAATTATTTTAATCACATTTGGCTATATTATTGCATCGGTTATttaa